The following coding sequences lie in one Streptomyces xiamenensis genomic window:
- a CDS encoding MFS transporter, which produces MARGSGRADTWLIVLGQSSQALGMGGIALFLPLIREDLGLSFAQAGQLAAIATLVYALMQVPAGWLTDRYSPKLLFCVGVVGTNATALAFAVLHPYGWLLAVQAVSGLFRSLIFAPGMMLIREQFPADRKATAMGLYVAGGFASSVLLNTLGPLVVGPLGWRWLFVIFGATGVLWAVLYHRVGTDPHREPGSFPRLTEIRRLFGHPALWLIGVIQFARLATAQGLAFWLPSYLVAEHDMSLSGAGAIAAVSALITAPSNLLGGWLSDRLGRPLLVITIALTALCASLAVLPLVDGVVPLLLVIGVNALFVQLYFGPLFGVGLHYLGQRTAGFSSGFGNFCANAGGFAAISALGTIKDSTGSFTLGFQLLAGLYAAALLAVLALTRTTPLTERPATERAPTAPATPAQPDPEPGR; this is translated from the coding sequence ATGGCACGGGGGAGCGGCAGAGCGGACACCTGGCTGATCGTGCTCGGGCAGAGCAGCCAGGCGCTCGGCATGGGCGGCATCGCCCTGTTCCTGCCGCTCATCCGCGAGGACCTGGGGCTGTCCTTCGCGCAGGCCGGGCAGCTCGCGGCCATCGCGACGCTCGTGTACGCCCTGATGCAGGTGCCCGCGGGCTGGCTGACGGACCGCTACTCGCCGAAGCTGCTGTTCTGCGTGGGGGTGGTGGGCACCAACGCGACGGCGCTGGCCTTCGCGGTCCTCCACCCCTACGGCTGGCTGCTGGCGGTGCAGGCGGTGTCGGGACTGTTCCGCTCCCTGATCTTCGCCCCGGGCATGATGCTCATCAGGGAGCAGTTCCCGGCCGACCGCAAGGCCACGGCGATGGGCCTGTACGTGGCGGGCGGCTTCGCCTCCAGCGTCCTGCTGAACACCCTGGGCCCGCTGGTGGTCGGCCCGCTCGGCTGGCGCTGGCTGTTCGTGATCTTCGGCGCGACCGGGGTGCTGTGGGCGGTGCTCTACCACCGGGTGGGCACCGATCCGCACCGCGAACCCGGGTCCTTCCCCCGGCTCACGGAGATCCGGCGGCTGTTCGGACATCCGGCGCTGTGGCTGATCGGCGTCATCCAGTTCGCCCGCCTGGCCACCGCGCAGGGACTGGCCTTCTGGCTGCCGAGCTATCTGGTGGCCGAGCACGACATGTCCCTGTCGGGGGCGGGGGCGATCGCGGCCGTCAGCGCGCTGATCACCGCGCCGTCCAATCTGCTGGGCGGCTGGCTCTCGGACCGGCTGGGCCGCCCGCTGCTGGTCATCACCATCGCGCTGACCGCGCTGTGCGCCTCGCTGGCCGTACTGCCGCTGGTGGACGGGGTGGTGCCGCTGCTGCTGGTGATCGGGGTGAACGCCCTGTTCGTCCAGCTGTACTTCGGCCCGCTGTTCGGTGTGGGACTCCACTATCTGGGGCAGCGCACGGCGGGCTTCAGCTCCGGGTTCGGGAACTTCTGCGCCAACGCCGGGGGCTTCGCCGCCATTTCCGCGCTGGGCACGATCAAGGACAGCACGGGGTCCTTCACGCTGGGATTCCAGCTGCTGGCCGGTCTGTACGCCGCGGCCCTGCTCGCCGTCCTGGCCCTGACCCGCACCACCCCGCTGACCGAGCGCCCCGCAACCGAGCGGGCCCCCACCGCGCCCGCCACCCCGGCCCAGCCGGACCCCGAACCCGGCCGCTGA